One genomic region from Podarcis raffonei isolate rPodRaf1 chromosome Z, rPodRaf1.pri, whole genome shotgun sequence encodes:
- the CNGA2 gene encoding cyclic nucleotide-gated olfactory channel isoform X1 translates to MSELSGPEAGKPHLKPRRSSLVVSVCTGAAPTPHNSLEESNMRRSCSQDSFLGIRSFLCFLAQVPLPPAAAAFCAWRKMEKTNGLKASPANHQPQEPMKTAANGDPERKELSNHSRVPSANDDTSSELQRVAALDNVDEKSHKTGGLSRIARLVMVIRGWANKGLKEEERRPDSFLERFRGPDVKTLAVAAARGDGFDTHERKTKKKWKVFVMNPAGDWYYRWLMVIAVPVLYNWCTLVARACFNDLQRKYWIWWLVLDYIADSIYIADIVIRFHTGFLEQGLLVKDLKKLRDKYIATMQFKLDVLSVLPTDFAYFAVGLNRPELRFNRLLHFSRMFEFFDRTETRTSYPNIFRICNLVMYILVIIHWNACIYYAISKAIGFGEDTWVYPNISDPEFGYLTREYIYCLYWSTLTLTTIGETPPPVRDEEYLFVIFDFLIGVLIFATIVGNVGSMISNMNATRAEFQAKIDAVKHYMQFRKVSKDMEAKVIKWFDYLWTNKKTVEEWEVLKNLPDKLRAEIAINVHLETLKKVRIFQDCEAGLLVELVLKLRPQVFSPGDYICRKGDIGKEMYIIKEGKLAVVADDGVTQYAMLTAGCCFGEISILNIKGSKMGNRRTANIRSIGYSDLFCLSKEDLMEAVTEYPDAKKVLEERGREILTKEGLLDEATAAEGMEGMDVGQKLSRLEASLDMLNARFSRLLAEYDAAQMKLKQRVTSLETKVKQDQQDDFFSDGSISPSTEEGKAKP, encoded by the exons ATGAGTGAGCTCTCTGGGCCAGAAGCTGGCAAGCCCCACCTTAAGCCAAGGAGGAGCTCCCTGGTGGTCTCTGTTTGCACTGGGGCAGCACCTACTCCCCACAACTCATTGGAAGAAAGCAACATGAGGAGGTcatgttcccaggattctttcctGGGTATTCGTTCTTTTCTGTGTTTCCTGGCACAGGTTCCTCTccctcctgccgctgctgccttcTGTGCATGGAGAAAGATGGAGAAAACCAACGGTCTGAAGGCTTCACCTGCCAACCATCAGCCACAGGAGCCCATGAAAACTGCTGCCAATGGGGACCCAGAGAGAAAGGAGCTCAGCAACCACAGCAG AGTGCCGTCAGCCAATGATGACACGTCCTCAGAACTTCAGCGTGTTGCCGCCTTGGATAATGTGGACGAGAAATCCCACAAGACAGGAGGCCTCTCCAG GATAGCCCGCCTGGTGATGGTTATCCGGGGTTGGGCCAATAAAGGCTTGAAAGAAGAAGAGCGGCGGCCAGACTCCTTCCTGGAACGATTTCGAGGACCAGATGTCAAGACTTTGGCAGTAGCTGCAGCAAGGGGCGATGGGTTTGATACCCATGAAAGAAAGACAAA GAAGAAATGGAAAGTCTTTGTGATGAATCCCGCAGGGGACTGGTATTACCGATGGCTTATGGTCATTGCAGTCCCAGTCCTGTATAACTGGTGCACGTTGGTAGCACG GGCCTGTTTCAACGACCTCCAAAGGAAGTACTGGATCTGGTGGCTAGTTCTAGACTACATCGCAGATAGCATCTACATCGCAGACATTGTCATCCGCTTTCACACAG GTTTCCTAGAGCAGGGATTACTCGTCAAGGACCTCAAGAAGCTGCGTGATAAGTACATTGCCACCATGCAGTTCAAGCTGGATGTCCTCTCTGTTTTGCCCACTGACTTTGCTTACTTTGCCGTCGGCTTAAACCGCCCCGAGTTGCGCTTCAACCGGCTGCTGCATTTCTCCCGCATGTTTGAGTTCTTTGACCGGACGGAGACACGGACCAGCTACCCAAACATCTTCCGAATCTGCAACCTGGTGATGTACATCTTGGTCATCATCCACTGGAATGCCTGCATTTACTATGCTATCTCTAAGGCCATTGGCTTTGGAGAGGACACCTGGGTGTATCCCAACATCTCAGACCCAGAGTTTGGTTATTTGACAAGGGAGTACATCTACTGCCTCTATTGGTCCACACTGACCTTGACTACCATTGGGGAGACCCCTCCGCCTGTGCGTGATGAAGAGTATCTCTTCGTCATCTTTGACTTCCTGATTGGTGTCCTCATCTTTGCTACCATTGTGGGAAATGTGGGCTCCATGATCTCCAACATGAACGCCACCAGGGCAGAGTTTCAGGCCAAGATTGATGCAGTCAAGCATTACATGCAGTTCCGCAAAGTGAGCAAGGACATGGAGGCCAAGGTGATCAAGTGGTTTGACTACCTGTGGACCAATAAGAAAACTGTGGAGGAGTGGGAGGTCCTGAAGAACCTGCCTGACAAGCTGCGGGCAGAGATAGCCATCAACGTCCACCTGGAGACGCTGAAGAAAGTGAGGATCTTCCAGGACTGTGAGGCTGGGCTTCTGGTGGAGCTGGTGCTCAAGCTCCGCCCCCAGGTATTCAGCCCTGGAGACTATATTTGCCGGAAGGGGGACATTGGCAAGGAGATGTATATCATCAAGGAAGGGAAGCTGGCTGTTGTGGCAGATGATGGCGTGACCCAGTATGCTATGCTCACAGCAGGCTGCTGCTTTGGGGAGATCAGCATCCTCAACATCAAAGGAAGCAAAATGGGGAACCGGAGGACGGCAAATATCCGGAGCATTGGCTATTCCGACCTTTTCTGCCTGTCTAAGGAGGACCTCATGGAAGCAGTGACAGAGTATCCAGATGCCAAGAAAGTCCTGGAGGAGCGTGGGCGAGAGATCCTCACCAAAGAAGGTCTGTTAGATGAAGCAACTGCAGCAGAGGGCATGGAAGGTATGGATGTGGGGCAAAAGCTGAGCAGGCTGGAGGCCAGCTTGGACATGCTGAATGCCCGGTTCTCCCGCCTCCTGGCTGAGTATGATGCTGCCCAGATGAAGCTCAAGCAACGTGTCACCTCCCTGGAGACCAAAGTGAAGCAAGACCAGCAGGATGACTTCTTCTCTGATGGTTCCATTAGCCCATCCACAGAAGAGGGGAAAGCCAAACCTTAA
- the CNGA2 gene encoding cyclic nucleotide-gated olfactory channel isoform X3, giving the protein MSELSGPEAGKPHLKPRRSSLVVSVCTGAAPTPHNSLEESNMRRSCSQDSFLGIRSFLCFLAQVPLPPAAAAFCAWRKMEKTNGLKASPANHQPQEPMKTAANGDPERKELSNHSRVPSANDDTSSELQRVAALDNVDEKSHKTGGLSRIARLVMVIRGWANKGLKEEERRPDSFLERFRGPDVKTLAVAAARGDGFDTHERKTKKKWKVFVMNPAGDWYYRWLMVIAVPVLYNWCTLVARACFNDLQRKYWIWWLVLDYIADSIYIADIVIRFHTGFLEQGLLVKDLKKLRDKYIATMQFKLDVLSVLPTDFAYFAVGLNRPELRFNRLLHFSRMFEFFDRTETRTSYPNIFRICNLVMYILVIIHWNACIYYAISKAIGFGEDTWVYPNISDPEFGYLTREYIYCLYWSTLTLTTIGETPPPVRDEEYLFVIFDFLIGVLIFATIVGNVGSMISNMNATRAEFQAKIDAVKHYMQFRKVSKDMEAKVIKWFDYLWTNKKTVEEWEVLKNLPDKLRAEIAINVHLETLKKVRIFQDCEAGLLVELVLKLRPQVFSPGDYICRKGDIGKEMYIIKEGKLAVVADDGVTQYAMLTAGCCFGEISILNIKGSKMGNRRTANIRSIGYSDLFCLSKEDLMEAVTEYPDAKKVLEERGREILTKEENPQE; this is encoded by the exons ATGAGTGAGCTCTCTGGGCCAGAAGCTGGCAAGCCCCACCTTAAGCCAAGGAGGAGCTCCCTGGTGGTCTCTGTTTGCACTGGGGCAGCACCTACTCCCCACAACTCATTGGAAGAAAGCAACATGAGGAGGTcatgttcccaggattctttcctGGGTATTCGTTCTTTTCTGTGTTTCCTGGCACAGGTTCCTCTccctcctgccgctgctgccttcTGTGCATGGAGAAAGATGGAGAAAACCAACGGTCTGAAGGCTTCACCTGCCAACCATCAGCCACAGGAGCCCATGAAAACTGCTGCCAATGGGGACCCAGAGAGAAAGGAGCTCAGCAACCACAGCAG AGTGCCGTCAGCCAATGATGACACGTCCTCAGAACTTCAGCGTGTTGCCGCCTTGGATAATGTGGACGAGAAATCCCACAAGACAGGAGGCCTCTCCAG GATAGCCCGCCTGGTGATGGTTATCCGGGGTTGGGCCAATAAAGGCTTGAAAGAAGAAGAGCGGCGGCCAGACTCCTTCCTGGAACGATTTCGAGGACCAGATGTCAAGACTTTGGCAGTAGCTGCAGCAAGGGGCGATGGGTTTGATACCCATGAAAGAAAGACAAA GAAGAAATGGAAAGTCTTTGTGATGAATCCCGCAGGGGACTGGTATTACCGATGGCTTATGGTCATTGCAGTCCCAGTCCTGTATAACTGGTGCACGTTGGTAGCACG GGCCTGTTTCAACGACCTCCAAAGGAAGTACTGGATCTGGTGGCTAGTTCTAGACTACATCGCAGATAGCATCTACATCGCAGACATTGTCATCCGCTTTCACACAG GTTTCCTAGAGCAGGGATTACTCGTCAAGGACCTCAAGAAGCTGCGTGATAAGTACATTGCCACCATGCAGTTCAAGCTGGATGTCCTCTCTGTTTTGCCCACTGACTTTGCTTACTTTGCCGTCGGCTTAAACCGCCCCGAGTTGCGCTTCAACCGGCTGCTGCATTTCTCCCGCATGTTTGAGTTCTTTGACCGGACGGAGACACGGACCAGCTACCCAAACATCTTCCGAATCTGCAACCTGGTGATGTACATCTTGGTCATCATCCACTGGAATGCCTGCATTTACTATGCTATCTCTAAGGCCATTGGCTTTGGAGAGGACACCTGGGTGTATCCCAACATCTCAGACCCAGAGTTTGGTTATTTGACAAGGGAGTACATCTACTGCCTCTATTGGTCCACACTGACCTTGACTACCATTGGGGAGACCCCTCCGCCTGTGCGTGATGAAGAGTATCTCTTCGTCATCTTTGACTTCCTGATTGGTGTCCTCATCTTTGCTACCATTGTGGGAAATGTGGGCTCCATGATCTCCAACATGAACGCCACCAGGGCAGAGTTTCAGGCCAAGATTGATGCAGTCAAGCATTACATGCAGTTCCGCAAAGTGAGCAAGGACATGGAGGCCAAGGTGATCAAGTGGTTTGACTACCTGTGGACCAATAAGAAAACTGTGGAGGAGTGGGAGGTCCTGAAGAACCTGCCTGACAAGCTGCGGGCAGAGATAGCCATCAACGTCCACCTGGAGACGCTGAAGAAAGTGAGGATCTTCCAGGACTGTGAGGCTGGGCTTCTGGTGGAGCTGGTGCTCAAGCTCCGCCCCCAGGTATTCAGCCCTGGAGACTATATTTGCCGGAAGGGGGACATTGGCAAGGAGATGTATATCATCAAGGAAGGGAAGCTGGCTGTTGTGGCAGATGATGGCGTGACCCAGTATGCTATGCTCACAGCAGGCTGCTGCTTTGGGGAGATCAGCATCCTCAACATCAAAGGAAGCAAAATGGGGAACCGGAGGACGGCAAATATCCGGAGCATTGGCTATTCCGACCTTTTCTGCCTGTCTAAGGAGGACCTCATGGAAGCAGTGACAGAGTATCCAGATGCCAAGAAAGTCCTGGAGGAGCGTGGGCGAGAGATCCTCACCAAAGAAG
- the CNGA2 gene encoding cyclic nucleotide-gated olfactory channel isoform X2, whose product MEKTNGLKASPANHQPQEPMKTAANGDPERKELSNHSRVPSANDDTSSELQRVAALDNVDEKSHKTGGLSRIARLVMVIRGWANKGLKEEERRPDSFLERFRGPDVKTLAVAAARGDGFDTHERKTKKKWKVFVMNPAGDWYYRWLMVIAVPVLYNWCTLVARACFNDLQRKYWIWWLVLDYIADSIYIADIVIRFHTGFLEQGLLVKDLKKLRDKYIATMQFKLDVLSVLPTDFAYFAVGLNRPELRFNRLLHFSRMFEFFDRTETRTSYPNIFRICNLVMYILVIIHWNACIYYAISKAIGFGEDTWVYPNISDPEFGYLTREYIYCLYWSTLTLTTIGETPPPVRDEEYLFVIFDFLIGVLIFATIVGNVGSMISNMNATRAEFQAKIDAVKHYMQFRKVSKDMEAKVIKWFDYLWTNKKTVEEWEVLKNLPDKLRAEIAINVHLETLKKVRIFQDCEAGLLVELVLKLRPQVFSPGDYICRKGDIGKEMYIIKEGKLAVVADDGVTQYAMLTAGCCFGEISILNIKGSKMGNRRTANIRSIGYSDLFCLSKEDLMEAVTEYPDAKKVLEERGREILTKEGLLDEATAAEGMEGMDVGQKLSRLEASLDMLNARFSRLLAEYDAAQMKLKQRVTSLETKVKQDQQDDFFSDGSISPSTEEGKAKP is encoded by the exons ATGGAGAAAACCAACGGTCTGAAGGCTTCACCTGCCAACCATCAGCCACAGGAGCCCATGAAAACTGCTGCCAATGGGGACCCAGAGAGAAAGGAGCTCAGCAACCACAGCAG AGTGCCGTCAGCCAATGATGACACGTCCTCAGAACTTCAGCGTGTTGCCGCCTTGGATAATGTGGACGAGAAATCCCACAAGACAGGAGGCCTCTCCAG GATAGCCCGCCTGGTGATGGTTATCCGGGGTTGGGCCAATAAAGGCTTGAAAGAAGAAGAGCGGCGGCCAGACTCCTTCCTGGAACGATTTCGAGGACCAGATGTCAAGACTTTGGCAGTAGCTGCAGCAAGGGGCGATGGGTTTGATACCCATGAAAGAAAGACAAA GAAGAAATGGAAAGTCTTTGTGATGAATCCCGCAGGGGACTGGTATTACCGATGGCTTATGGTCATTGCAGTCCCAGTCCTGTATAACTGGTGCACGTTGGTAGCACG GGCCTGTTTCAACGACCTCCAAAGGAAGTACTGGATCTGGTGGCTAGTTCTAGACTACATCGCAGATAGCATCTACATCGCAGACATTGTCATCCGCTTTCACACAG GTTTCCTAGAGCAGGGATTACTCGTCAAGGACCTCAAGAAGCTGCGTGATAAGTACATTGCCACCATGCAGTTCAAGCTGGATGTCCTCTCTGTTTTGCCCACTGACTTTGCTTACTTTGCCGTCGGCTTAAACCGCCCCGAGTTGCGCTTCAACCGGCTGCTGCATTTCTCCCGCATGTTTGAGTTCTTTGACCGGACGGAGACACGGACCAGCTACCCAAACATCTTCCGAATCTGCAACCTGGTGATGTACATCTTGGTCATCATCCACTGGAATGCCTGCATTTACTATGCTATCTCTAAGGCCATTGGCTTTGGAGAGGACACCTGGGTGTATCCCAACATCTCAGACCCAGAGTTTGGTTATTTGACAAGGGAGTACATCTACTGCCTCTATTGGTCCACACTGACCTTGACTACCATTGGGGAGACCCCTCCGCCTGTGCGTGATGAAGAGTATCTCTTCGTCATCTTTGACTTCCTGATTGGTGTCCTCATCTTTGCTACCATTGTGGGAAATGTGGGCTCCATGATCTCCAACATGAACGCCACCAGGGCAGAGTTTCAGGCCAAGATTGATGCAGTCAAGCATTACATGCAGTTCCGCAAAGTGAGCAAGGACATGGAGGCCAAGGTGATCAAGTGGTTTGACTACCTGTGGACCAATAAGAAAACTGTGGAGGAGTGGGAGGTCCTGAAGAACCTGCCTGACAAGCTGCGGGCAGAGATAGCCATCAACGTCCACCTGGAGACGCTGAAGAAAGTGAGGATCTTCCAGGACTGTGAGGCTGGGCTTCTGGTGGAGCTGGTGCTCAAGCTCCGCCCCCAGGTATTCAGCCCTGGAGACTATATTTGCCGGAAGGGGGACATTGGCAAGGAGATGTATATCATCAAGGAAGGGAAGCTGGCTGTTGTGGCAGATGATGGCGTGACCCAGTATGCTATGCTCACAGCAGGCTGCTGCTTTGGGGAGATCAGCATCCTCAACATCAAAGGAAGCAAAATGGGGAACCGGAGGACGGCAAATATCCGGAGCATTGGCTATTCCGACCTTTTCTGCCTGTCTAAGGAGGACCTCATGGAAGCAGTGACAGAGTATCCAGATGCCAAGAAAGTCCTGGAGGAGCGTGGGCGAGAGATCCTCACCAAAGAAGGTCTGTTAGATGAAGCAACTGCAGCAGAGGGCATGGAAGGTATGGATGTGGGGCAAAAGCTGAGCAGGCTGGAGGCCAGCTTGGACATGCTGAATGCCCGGTTCTCCCGCCTCCTGGCTGAGTATGATGCTGCCCAGATGAAGCTCAAGCAACGTGTCACCTCCCTGGAGACCAAAGTGAAGCAAGACCAGCAGGATGACTTCTTCTCTGATGGTTCCATTAGCCCATCCACAGAAGAGGGGAAAGCCAAACCTTAA